A window from Mesorhizobium sp. WSM2240 encodes these proteins:
- the rpiA gene encoding ribose-5-phosphate isomerase RpiA: MDARALKIEAARAALGHVKDGMRLGIGTGSTAEEFVRLLVEKVAAGMKIVGVPTSERTAALCRELGVPLSTLEETPELDLTIDGADEVDGQLALIKGGGGALLREKIVAAASARMIVIADESKLVETLGRFPLPIEVNRFGLGATKLAIARAADAAGLSGPLTLRMTNAEPFVTDGGHFIIDASFGRIHDPRALSNGLHAVPGVVEHGLFLGLADAAIIAGANGVRTVHAAS; this comes from the coding sequence ATGGATGCGAGGGCGTTGAAAATCGAGGCGGCGCGCGCGGCCCTCGGCCACGTAAAGGACGGAATGCGGCTCGGTATCGGCACCGGCTCGACCGCCGAGGAATTCGTGCGCCTGCTCGTCGAAAAAGTTGCCGCCGGCATGAAAATCGTCGGCGTGCCGACGTCGGAGCGCACGGCAGCGCTCTGCCGCGAACTCGGCGTGCCTCTGTCGACGCTTGAGGAAACGCCCGAACTCGATCTTACCATAGACGGCGCCGACGAGGTCGATGGCCAGCTTGCTCTGATCAAGGGCGGCGGCGGCGCGCTTCTGCGCGAAAAGATTGTCGCCGCTGCTTCGGCTCGCATGATCGTCATTGCCGACGAGTCGAAACTCGTCGAAACGCTTGGCCGGTTTCCGCTGCCGATCGAGGTGAACAGATTCGGTCTCGGCGCCACAAAGCTGGCAATCGCTCGTGCGGCCGATGCGGCCGGGCTTTCAGGCCCGCTGACATTGAGGATGACGAACGCCGAGCCGTTTGTTACAGACGGCGGTCATTTTATTATCGACGCATCTTTTGGCCGCATTCACGATCCAAGAGCGCTATCAAATGGTCTTCATGCCGTTCCGGGTGTCGTCGAGCATGGCCTGTTTCTGGGCCTCGCCGATGCCGCCATCATCGCCGGCGCCAACGGCGTCCGGACGGTTCATGCGGCAAGTTAA
- a CDS encoding DUF2059 domain-containing protein, which produces MTLVHRVRRLSTALAASVIVATASPAFAQEISDAHLQAAREAVDAINATDMFDGILPAAAAALKSTLIEKNPDLQEIITATVDEKAIEMAGRRADLEKEAGLAYARVFPVEDLNAIATFYNSPAGKKLLADGPIVTREVTKAADIWQRGIVRDLAEVVGKSLMEKTGGRAQAAPAVTEGAAPAPAAEGEAPAAAN; this is translated from the coding sequence ATGACGCTGGTCCACCGCGTTCGTCGCCTGTCCACCGCACTGGCGGCTTCGGTCATTGTCGCAACCGCCTCTCCGGCCTTCGCGCAGGAGATTTCCGACGCCCACCTTCAGGCTGCGCGCGAGGCGGTGGATGCGATCAACGCCACCGACATGTTCGACGGTATCCTTCCCGCTGCCGCCGCTGCGCTGAAGTCGACGCTGATCGAGAAGAATCCGGACCTGCAGGAAATCATCACGGCGACCGTCGACGAGAAGGCGATCGAAATGGCCGGCCGCCGCGCCGACCTCGAAAAGGAAGCGGGTCTCGCCTATGCGCGGGTGTTCCCTGTCGAGGATTTGAACGCCATCGCCACCTTTTACAATTCGCCGGCTGGCAAGAAGCTCCTGGCCGATGGTCCGATTGTCACCCGTGAGGTGACCAAGGCCGCCGATATCTGGCAGCGCGGCATCGTCCGCGATCTCGCGGAGGTTGTCGGCAAGTCGCTCATGGAAAAGACCGGCGGCCGCGCCCAGGCCGCGCCGGCCGTTACCGAGGGCGCCGCTCCGGCCCCCGCGGCCGAAGGCGAAGCGCCCGCCGCGGCGAACTGA
- the gor gene encoding glutathione-disulfide reductase, translating into MARYDYDLFVIGGGSGGVRAARVSAALGKRVGIAEEYRFGGTCVIRGCVPKKLFVYASQFPEHFEDSAGYGWTVEPARFDWRTLVANKDREIARLEGLYRQGVENARGDAFQTRAVLVDRHTILLESENRTVTADQILIATGGRPNPHLALPGHEHCIFSNEAFDLPELPKAIVIAGGGYIAVEFANIFHGLGVHTTLIYRGKEILSRFDMDLRRMLHETMEKKGIRIICHEIFSAIERRADGRLDAYLQGGEVLVADQVMLAIGRIPNTEDLGLQAAGVERGKIGEIMVDDYSRTNIDNIWAIGDVTNRFQLTPVAIHEAMCFVETAFKNNPVAPDHDCVATAVFSQPEIGTVGLSEDEAARRFHDIEVYRATFRPMRHTLSGRDEKMLMKLIVDAQTRLVLGAHILGPDAGEMAQLLGISLKAGLAKDDFDRTMAVHPTAAEELVTMYKPSYLVKNGERVG; encoded by the coding sequence ATGGCTCGATACGACTACGACCTTTTCGTCATCGGCGGCGGCTCGGGCGGTGTGCGCGCCGCGCGGGTTTCGGCGGCGCTCGGCAAGCGCGTCGGCATAGCCGAGGAGTATCGCTTTGGCGGAACCTGCGTCATTCGCGGCTGTGTGCCGAAAAAGCTGTTCGTCTACGCCTCGCAATTTCCCGAGCACTTCGAGGACTCCGCCGGCTATGGCTGGACCGTCGAGCCGGCGCGGTTTGATTGGCGCACGCTCGTCGCCAACAAGGACCGCGAAATCGCGCGCCTTGAAGGGCTCTATCGGCAGGGTGTCGAAAACGCCCGCGGGGACGCGTTCCAGACCCGCGCGGTGCTGGTCGACAGGCATACCATCCTGCTCGAAAGCGAGAACCGGACGGTTACCGCCGACCAGATCTTGATCGCTACAGGCGGCAGGCCGAACCCGCATCTGGCGCTCCCCGGCCACGAGCACTGCATCTTCTCCAACGAGGCCTTCGACCTGCCCGAACTGCCCAAGGCGATCGTGATCGCCGGCGGCGGCTATATCGCGGTCGAATTCGCCAACATCTTCCACGGTCTCGGCGTCCACACCACGCTGATCTACCGCGGCAAGGAGATACTCAGCCGTTTCGACATGGATCTTCGGCGCATGCTGCACGAGACTATGGAGAAGAAAGGTATCCGTATCATCTGCCATGAGATCTTCAGCGCGATCGAGAGGCGCGCCGACGGACGCCTCGACGCCTATCTGCAGGGAGGCGAGGTGCTCGTCGCCGATCAGGTGATGCTGGCGATCGGCCGCATTCCAAACACCGAGGATCTCGGCCTCCAAGCCGCCGGCGTCGAGAGGGGCAAGATCGGCGAGATCATGGTCGACGACTATTCGCGCACAAATATCGATAACATCTGGGCAATCGGTGACGTCACCAACCGCTTCCAGCTGACCCCGGTGGCCATCCATGAGGCGATGTGCTTTGTCGAAACCGCCTTCAAAAACAATCCGGTCGCGCCCGACCATGACTGCGTCGCTACCGCAGTGTTCTCGCAGCCCGAGATCGGCACTGTCGGCCTCTCGGAGGACGAGGCGGCGCGGCGCTTCCACGACATCGAAGTCTATCGCGCGACTTTCCGGCCGATGCGGCACACGCTGTCAGGCCGCGACGAGAAGATGCTGATGAAGCTGATCGTCGATGCCCAGACGCGGCTGGTTCTGGGCGCCCACATCCTCGGGCCGGACGCCGGCGAAATGGCGCAGCTTCTCGGCATTTCTCTCAAGGCTGGCCTCGCCAAAGACGATTTCGACCGCACAATGGCGGTGCATCCGACTGCGGCCGAGGAGCTTGTGACGATGTACAAGCCGTCCTATCTCGTGAAGAACGGCGAGCGGGTAGGATAA
- a CDS encoding class II 3-deoxy-7-phosphoheptulonate synthase: MTKWSPNSWRVKPIQQVPAYPDQAALAETEARLATFPPLVFAGEARKLKKQLASVAAGDAFLLQGGDCAESFAEHGADNIRDFFRVFLQMSVVLTFAGSQPVVKVGRIAGQFAKPRSSDNEVKEGVTLPSYRGDIINGTAFDEKSRTPDPARQEMAYRQSAATLNLLRAFAQGGYASLENVHQWMLGFVADSPQGEKYEALANRITETMDFMRAVGITSETNFALRETDFYTSHEALLLGYEEALTRVDSTSGDWYATSGHMIWIGDRTRQPDHAHIEYCRGIKNPLGLKCGPSLTADGLLELVDLLNPENEPGRLTLIARFGADKVGEHLPKLIRAVKKEGRNVVWSCDPMHGNTITAAGYKTRPFDRILREVQSFFEVHRAEGTHPGGIHIEMTGNNVTECTGGARAITAEELQDRYHTHCDPRLNADQAIELAFLVSELLKRNSGETEKKVVNG, from the coding sequence ATGACGAAATGGTCCCCGAATTCCTGGAGAGTGAAGCCGATTCAGCAGGTCCCGGCCTATCCGGACCAGGCTGCGCTTGCCGAAACCGAGGCCCGTCTCGCCACCTTTCCGCCGCTGGTTTTTGCAGGTGAGGCACGCAAGCTGAAGAAGCAGCTTGCATCCGTCGCTGCCGGTGACGCATTTCTTCTCCAGGGCGGCGATTGCGCCGAAAGCTTCGCTGAACACGGCGCCGACAACATCCGCGACTTCTTCCGCGTCTTCCTGCAGATGTCGGTCGTGCTGACCTTCGCCGGTTCGCAGCCGGTGGTGAAGGTCGGCCGCATCGCGGGCCAGTTCGCCAAGCCCCGTTCGTCCGATAATGAAGTCAAGGAAGGGGTGACGCTGCCGTCCTACCGCGGCGACATCATCAACGGCACGGCTTTCGACGAGAAGTCGCGCACGCCCGATCCGGCGCGCCAGGAAATGGCTTATCGCCAATCTGCTGCGACGCTCAACCTTTTGCGCGCCTTCGCGCAAGGCGGCTACGCCAGCCTGGAAAACGTCCATCAGTGGATGCTCGGTTTCGTGGCGGACAGCCCGCAGGGCGAAAAATACGAGGCGCTTGCCAATCGAATTACCGAGACCATGGATTTCATGCGGGCGGTCGGCATCACTTCGGAGACCAATTTCGCGCTTCGCGAGACCGATTTCTACACCAGCCACGAGGCGCTGCTGCTCGGCTACGAGGAGGCGCTGACTCGCGTCGATTCAACTTCGGGCGACTGGTACGCGACTTCGGGCCACATGATCTGGATCGGCGACCGCACCCGCCAGCCGGATCATGCCCACATCGAATACTGCCGCGGCATCAAGAATCCACTCGGCCTGAAATGCGGCCCGTCGCTGACCGCCGACGGCCTGCTCGAGCTCGTCGACCTTCTCAATCCGGAAAACGAGCCGGGCCGGCTGACGCTGATCGCACGCTTCGGCGCCGACAAGGTCGGCGAGCACCTGCCAAAACTCATCCGCGCGGTGAAGAAAGAAGGCCGCAACGTCGTCTGGTCCTGCGATCCCATGCATGGCAACACGATCACCGCGGCAGGCTACAAGACGCGTCCGTTCGACCGTATCCTGCGCGAGGTGCAGAGCTTCTTCGAGGTGCACCGCGCCGAAGGCACGCATCCGGGCGGCATTCACATCGAGATGACCGGCAACAACGTCACCGAATGCACCGGCGGCGCGCGCGCCATCACGGCGGAGGAGTTGCAGGACCGCTATCACACCCATTGCGACCCGCGTCTTAACGCCGATCAGGCGATCGAGCTGGCTTTTCTGGTGTCGGAACTGCTGAAGAGGAACTCCGGCGAGACGGAAAAGAAGGTCGTCAACGGCTGA
- a CDS encoding GGDEF domain-containing protein has product MQPATASTEDVHNDIVTGVVATMRQMGVVGLPRNYEIFYEALTGSNHNLSLEVVGLGDRPTQDDLDRIGRKYFAQNHDQGIVAHAREVIAKELEDIAGILRNERSHIEKYGQVLGETSDGLSNRSQMTKDLLQKIVGAVSVATNSTIDHGKQVASALRDKSAELESVKSKLEEYKRLADTDPLTHIWNRRAFDTRIAKIYNSNSSILFNALILADIDRFKEINDRFGHPVGDKIIQAIADIFRTSIRQDMFVARTGGEEFALIVEGGTEQATFEIAERIRLLIEQTRFSSQGVDYGPITISMGICMASEAESAEDLYAKADRALYRSKVNGRNRVTKFAATPDRPLKSWLLYRKD; this is encoded by the coding sequence ATGCAACCTGCCACCGCCTCGACCGAGGACGTACACAACGACATCGTTACCGGCGTCGTCGCCACGATGCGGCAGATGGGCGTGGTTGGCCTGCCCCGTAATTACGAGATTTTCTACGAGGCCTTGACGGGATCTAACCACAATCTCAGCCTCGAGGTCGTCGGCCTTGGTGACCGACCGACGCAGGACGACCTCGACCGGATCGGCCGCAAATATTTCGCCCAGAACCACGATCAGGGCATCGTCGCGCATGCGCGTGAAGTAATCGCCAAGGAGCTTGAAGACATTGCCGGAATACTGCGCAACGAGCGCAGCCACATCGAAAAATATGGTCAGGTTCTCGGCGAGACCTCCGATGGTCTGAGCAACCGGTCGCAAATGACCAAGGATCTTCTGCAGAAGATCGTTGGCGCCGTGTCTGTGGCGACGAACTCGACGATCGACCACGGAAAACAGGTTGCAAGCGCCTTGCGCGACAAGTCGGCCGAACTGGAGAGCGTGAAGTCAAAGCTCGAGGAATACAAGAGACTGGCCGATACGGACCCGCTGACCCACATCTGGAACCGCCGCGCCTTCGACACGCGGATCGCCAAGATCTACAACAGCAATTCGAGCATATTGTTCAACGCCCTGATCCTTGCCGACATAGACCGGTTCAAGGAAATCAACGACCGCTTCGGCCATCCCGTCGGCGACAAGATCATCCAGGCCATCGCTGACATCTTCAGGACGAGCATCCGTCAGGATATGTTCGTGGCGCGAACCGGCGGCGAGGAATTCGCGCTGATCGTCGAGGGGGGCACGGAACAGGCGACGTTCGAAATCGCCGAGCGTATCCGCCTGTTGATCGAGCAGACGCGGTTTTCCAGCCAAGGCGTCGATTACGGGCCGATCACCATCTCGATGGGTATCTGCATGGCGTCCGAGGCGGAAAGCGCCGAGGACCTCTACGCCAAGGCCGACCGGGCGCTCTACCGGTCCAAGGTCAACGGTCGGAACCGGGTAACCAAATTTGCCGCGACTCCGGATCGCCCGCTCAAGAGCTGGTTGCTCTACAGGAAGGATTGA
- a CDS encoding GFA family protein, whose product MTDLNRGSCLCGAVRFTAKRLLRGVLYCHCLQCRKQSGHFYAAAKAADVDLVVQGGEEITWYAASPEAKRGFCRACGSALFWKHGNLDETSILAGAFDKPTGLSAVGHIFVADKGDYYSIDDGLPQHQRSAPVTD is encoded by the coding sequence ATGACCGATCTCAATCGTGGTTCGTGTCTTTGCGGCGCAGTGCGCTTCACCGCGAAAAGGCTGTTGCGCGGCGTCCTCTATTGCCACTGCTTGCAATGCCGCAAGCAGAGCGGGCATTTCTACGCCGCCGCCAAAGCCGCGGACGTCGACCTTGTCGTTCAGGGCGGGGAGGAGATCACATGGTATGCCGCATCGCCCGAGGCAAAGCGTGGATTCTGTCGGGCATGCGGCTCCGCCCTGTTCTGGAAGCATGGCAACCTCGACGAGACCTCGATCCTCGCGGGCGCATTCGACAAGCCGACCGGGCTTTCGGCGGTTGGCCATATATTCGTGGCCGACAAGGGCGACTACTATTCGATCGACGACGGCCTGCCGCAGCATCAGCGATCGGCGCCGGTTACTGACTAG
- a CDS encoding diacylglycerol kinase: MQRLISAFRNSVRAFRRLIRHETAFQQEMLLLALAVPLAWFVASSWRGYALLVGAVLLLIMVEVLNTGIEAACDAVSREFNIDIQLAKDCGSLAVLISIVLAGGVWGIAIIERFAGLPL, encoded by the coding sequence ATGCAACGCCTGATCAGCGCCTTCCGGAACTCGGTGCGGGCCTTTCGCCGGCTGATCCGTCACGAGACCGCCTTCCAGCAGGAGATGCTGCTACTCGCGCTTGCGGTCCCGCTTGCCTGGTTCGTGGCGAGTTCCTGGCGAGGCTACGCGCTGCTTGTCGGCGCGGTCTTGCTTCTTATCATGGTTGAAGTACTCAACACCGGCATAGAAGCAGCGTGCGATGCGGTGTCGCGCGAGTTCAACATCGATATCCAACTCGCCAAGGATTGCGGGTCGCTGGCCGTGCTGATTTCGATCGTGCTTGCCGGCGGCGTCTGGGGCATCGCCATCATTGAGCGGTTTGCTGGCCTTCCGCTTTAG